The Gossypium hirsutum isolate 1008001.06 chromosome D07, Gossypium_hirsutum_v2.1, whole genome shotgun sequence genome includes the window GAGCAAAATCCTAATAAAATGCTGGCTGATTTTTTAGACGGTtggtaatttttatttaaattatttactgttgattttaattatttatttgtcatCATAACATACAGCTTTTTTGCCGTGAAGTTTTTCGCTTCTTTGCCTGCCTTGTCACTATAAATCAAAGCAACATGCACCCCCAATAAGAACTGAGAGGATTGGTACAAAGAGCCATCACTTctgtttttaacttttatttctctttattgGGTCTTCCTCATTTCTTCATTTCAAAGCTCATTTTTTTCTATCGTTTCTCTTCCTGGGCTTGGTCAAGATTTTTTCTTTTCTGGGTTTGGCTTCAAGTTTTCCTTTCCTGCTTTAAATAGAAACTGTAAATTGGGTTCCTAAGGTTTTTTTGATTGGATGTCTGGGTTGGTTTCATTTCCTGGACTTTTTATATCAAAGATTCAACCTTTTGTAATTGCAGATTGTAGAATGTCTGTTTATTAAATTAGTGGGATTTCTACCCTTTGTTTGGAGAAGATTTACAAATTTCCCAAAGGCTGCAAGGTTTAGATTTTATTACAGGTTAGGACTATTCAATTGGAGcggttttatttttcttgtacTTTTACTTTAATTGGTTTTGATTTCGAGGATCTTATCTTTGTCTGGACAGAATTGCAGTGTGCTCTAAGGTGGTTtagattttcttaaaaaaagttGAATATCTGAGAGTTTTAGGTGATTTAAAAGATGACAATTGGGGATATATCACCAAAGAAGGAGAGGAAGTCAAGGAGGAGCAAACATGTTGTTGATGAGAAAGCTCCCTTATTGCCTAAACGACAAGATGAGGCTGGTGGTTATGATGAATTCAATGGAGCTTCATTTACTGGTGCAGTGTTCAACTTGTCAACAACAATTGTTGGTGCTGGCATTATGGCCTTGCCTGCTACAATGAAAGTTCTGGGATTGATTCTTGGGATTGCCATGATAGTCTTCATGGCATTCTTAACTGATGCCTCCATTGAATTCTTGCTTAGGTTCAGTAGGGCTGGAAAATCAACTTCTTATGGAGGTCTTATGGGAGATGCATTTGGAAAGTATGGGAGAATCTTTTTGCAAGTCTGTGTTCTGGTCAACAACATTGGTGTACTCATTGTATACATGATTATTATTGGTAAAAGCTTCATTTCCTTCAACTTAAAATTTGCATATTTAGTCGCTCTGTGTTATTGATTTGTGTTTTGAGAGCATGTGATCCGTTTAAATACTTGGTTTCCCTTGCCTGAtcttgtgaaaatgtgtgaatttgCTTACCAACTTATGATGGTTTGTTGTTTTATGTAGGTGATGTGCTTTCTGGAACATCATCAAGTGGGGTGCACCATGCTGGTGTCCTTGAAGGGTGGTTGGGAGAACACTGGTGGAATGGCCGCACCTTTGTTCTTATCGTCACAACACTCGGCATCTTCTCTCCATTGGCATGTTTCAAGCGGATCGGTTAGTGTTCCACTTGTGCTAGCTTTACTGAATTTTAGTGAATTGTCTTGTTTGTTCTTGGTAGATCATTAGATAGATCTTCATATGTTGACTCCATTTATACATGATTGAAACTATTTCATTAATTTACAGTTGCTCTATTAAAACTCAATTACCTTGTTTTATATAatcaaacttttattttttactttcaaggTTTCTGAATCGGATTTTGCATATTTGTATCGGTTTTTGAAAATATCCAATAACTTTCAGATTTACACCTTGCCATTGTTTGTTAGCTCCCAGAATCTCATACTTACCCGGAATGAATCTAAGTTGGATGGTTTGTAATTGTTTATTTGTATGTGACTAACAAGCAGTTGTGCCTTCTCATTTGCCATTTGCAGATTCCTTAAGATTTACATCCGCCTTATCCGTTGCTCTAGCAGTTGTGTTTCTTGTCATTACTGTTGGAATAGCAATTATCAAGTTGATTAGCGGAACTGTAATGATGCCTAGATTGCTTCCCGATGTCACTGATTTGACCTCATTCTGGAAACTCTTCACCACAGTCCCCGTTTTAGTCACTGCGTATATCTGCCATTACAATGGTATGCAAGCTGATTCATCAATTAGACTCTTTATTTGAGCAAAGTATATTTCATCTTTTACATTGGTGTAAGATAAGAGTTGCTGATATTCTTGTGTGTTTAAATTTGCAGTCCACAGCATAGATAACGAACTGGAAGATTCAACCCAGATAAGACCGGTTGTGCGAACAGCTCTGGCTTTATGCTCAACTGTTTACATAATGACAAGCTTTTTCGGATTCCTTCTATTTGGTGACGCCACAATGGATGATGTGCTTGCCAACTTTGATACCAACCTTGGCATCCCCTATAGCTCCCTGCTTAATGATGCTGTCCGTGTCAGCTATGCTGCTCACCTCATGCTCGTATTTCCCATTGTCTTCTATCCACTGCGACTCAACATGGATGGCCTCCTCTTCCCTTATTCAAGTCCTCTAGCTCAGTCTAATACAAGGTTTGCTTGTATTACTGCCGGACTCATAGCAGTTATCTTCTTGGGTGCGAATTTCATACCCAGCATCTGGGATGCTTTCCAGTTCACTGGAGCAACTGCTGCTGTTTGCCTTGGCTTCATTTTTCCTGCTGCGGTTACTCTTAGGTGAGCTTTTGGTCTTTTGATTTGATTAGATATCAACTCCCCTTTTTCTCTCATCAGTGATCAACTTTCTTATGTCATACATTAGAGtgggagaaaaaaaaaactgaaacatGGTCGGCACTGGCTTGGAAATGTTAATAAACAAGGATGAACTGCATGTGGAACTTGATTTGTATTTAAAACTGATGAGACATGTTTTTAGTATCCGATATCGTGAAAAGCTTGGCATGTTGCCAGAATCATGAGATTTCAATTCTCTTTATCGGTATTGCTAATTGCGAGTACCTTTCTGAGGTTCATCTTTGATTTTTTGTGGATGTTATTGAGACCTGTTTCTTGGGCCTCATCTGCCTAATGTTCGGTTTAAGTTGGTATTTGTGTTGATTGTATTCAGTTAACTTATGAGCTGCCTCTGGTGTTTCAGGAATCACCACTTCATAGCAACAAAGAAGGACAAGATGTTAGCTCTTTTCATGATTGTCCTTGCCGTATTCTCAAATGCGGTAGCCATATACAGCGATGCATATGCCCTATTTAAGAAGAATTCAGGAGCAGGACCCAGGGCATGATCCATCTAGCAGATCCCTTGGTTGCACAAAATGAGATTTTATGTCACCAAATCCTTGAAGACACCTGGTTTTTATAGTTATCTTTCGATATCCAATTCGAAAATCCAGGTGTTCGGAGGAGGTTTGATAAGCTATATAATAAGATGTAACTTTGCTTCCAATGTATGAAAGTTAGATTGTGTAGGGAAGTGTATGAAGTTCATACATCATACCCCCTCCCCCCTCCTCTACTTAGGTCATGTAAGACATTAAAACAAGTTGTAAAATAGCAAATATAGCATATTTCagatttgtataaaaataatgattttgctTGCTTTTGAGCCTTTTTGGATCTGTTCTAAAAATATCTGAAACTGAGCTAGCCATATCTCTTGAACATGTGTATTTATGTGGGATGCGTATGCGATTCTGAGCTAAAGTTATTTTGGATTTAATTCGTTTCAGGCTTAATTGGTTTTAGATTAATTTTCATTTCAATCTATTTTAATTTAGATTGACCTGATGAAGGTTTTCTGGAACAAAAACAATGTCCGACTCAAAATATTTAGTCATTATTGGACAATCGTTCATATTTTGGTTATCCAACTATCAAAATTTCGATTTAGTCATTAATTGAAGGTAAACGTGATctttttaataacaaatttagtcctcTCATGTTTACAcattttaaggaaaaattaaatttagccttcaacagttacatattttgtcattatagttctggttataaaaaataataaaataaattatttaaaaattagttttaataaaaattctaaagttttataaaaatatctgtaatattaattctaaatatatttaatgttatgaaataataaaaggaaagaacaaaCTAAAGAGAAAATATCAATACAATAGAAAGATAAACAAGAgaactttttatttcattcattgTGTATATCTACAAGCCTTGAACATGCCTCTATTTATGAATCTTCTAACATAATATAATCCCTTAAGTTTCAAAGAATAAATAGAGATTAAATTACAATACAAAACCCTCATAATTTTATTGGGTTTGCTACaactttgagagttatgaacatccataataaagtaatatttataacatttaataattattttaataaaatataaacttttttctttttagtttttggttgattttgtgattcttttttttttctttttcattttattttttagagaacttaattttctgattatatttctaaaaaaaaaaggatgCGTTGAGAtgagtaaaaagaaaataaatttatctttattttttatcatatataaatatcttattattGATTAATTGGATTGtattactttataaaaaaaattattgagacTTTTAGAGTTACAAAATTGTAGAAGTAATTGAGACTTGTGGAGCCTGCCTGACTTGGCTATTTTCATTCATTCCTTGGAATGTAGTTCTAATAAGGAAATTCCAAATGATTGATTTGAGGAGCAACGAGCAGAGAAGATTAATTAAGCTATAGGgcaatttttgttttctttggtgAAGAGATTGTTGTGGTTCTTTTTTGCAACAATAGAACTTTCCTACAGTTAGGTTATTAAAgtaatatttgtaattttgttattgtttttatcaatcaaaaatcaaaattaggTTAGTAAGTAACTTTCTAAGGAGTCTTTTTGTCTTCCCCTTTTTTTCTCGTGTCATGAAGATGTGTCAATATTCTAAGACTAGCTTAGGTTTTGCGTCAACATTCTAAGGCTTCACCATTTTCTCTAGCAATTCTTGCATAAGGTAAGCTCTTTTCGAGGATAGAAGAGTGGGGAAGATATGTCACCTTTACTTTTTCAATTGTTTTCTTGCTTCCACCCAGGTGGTCTTCCTTGCATCATTACAATAGGAGATGGTAGGGTACAATGCTAGTCATACCTTCACTTAGCAATGGAACCCGAGGAACCACCTTTTCACTTAGAGGGAATCATTATTACTCTCATGTCAAATCCCATTAACGGAAGGACCTTGCCTGTAGACACCCTAGAGTTTGGCTTCGTAGTAGCCCTCTAGTTGTTGATGGCAAATGCTGTGCAATAATTTCTTCAACTACTTTGAAAGAGGGTGCACATAGCTTCCTTTTTCTTCCTACAAAACATGCTTCTCTTACCCAGGCGAAGCTGCCGCTTAATTACtgtttgatagtaattgacttttcatgaatgaagatgtaatggttatcacGAGATAAAGTAAGattatattgggagaacaaatattatcccaaaaagattaaggatatcttatgagggtaacacatttatgacaaagtcattggatgagcacatatcgagttgctttcgtaatggtatgccattgtggagagctcaatcacgatactatagcagaatgacttcgtgactaaatgagtttataattaataggaaaaaatctggaacttaattataaatcatttgagcccaaattgcatatgtccaatcggtccttcTGCTAACTCGTTGAAACAAGaattgaattgcatgttgaatcaaatgaatagaaatggtgaaaatgaagaaataagaaatatttggaaatgattatggttttctccaaaatgaaaatggagaaatgaaaccatttggaaatgaatatggtggttttctccaaaatgaaaatgaatatgacctggaaatgaatttatattttttgaatttcaaaatggaagcaaatcatttggtcatagtgaactgttgaataaagaaatattaaatatttttttatcattgatTCTCTTACGATAAGTTCGttatgattttaatggaattagaattgggttgagaaaattatttaattggaaatatattgaagtttattttgggaaatagaaaaacaaactatcgagttggatcaaattataagtaTTGAGTTAAAAGCCTAAGAAGTATTTGTAATTGGACTCGATATGGAAGAGGCCCAAAACCCTCTTATGTAAAAGGGTGGGATGACAAACCTTACTATTATTAACTATGGTTGTTGCCCCTTATACTCCTAATTAGACTAGgagttcatttttctagttagaataaacttttacaattcaacaagggttttaccttctctttctataaatagatgacatcggtagagctataaaaaaaattttcagaTATCATTATTTTGCCCGAAAATAGAGAGACTTTTATTctctattaattaaatatattttttgaaataacgGTTCTATCGGTTTCTATTTTAGAAGAGATTTTCGTTTTCaccttataaaaaataaaaaaatttctaattccGTGTTTGATTCAAATCCTTCAAGACCACACTTGAAGAAGTTTGTGGTACGTGAATAGTGaaaaagatcatttggttgaaagtcgagAACAACAAGGATCTGTCTATTCAAAAACACATGTACGAATTTGGTATAGGGTTagttgctataaatatcacaaaatggTAGGGGTgtgcattcggttaaccgaccggttaaccgacccgatatagctataaccgaattaaccgaccttcaaaaatttttaaccgttaaccgaaccaatttttttaaaaaaaatattaaccgaATCAAAAATTTTTCAGTTAAAccggtcagttaaccgaattaaccgaaaatcatatgatttttttggttaaaaattaaccgacttAACCGACTTAACCGATTTAACCAATTTAACCGATTTAACCGACTTAACCGATTTAACCGATttaaccgaattgaatcactacataattaaaaaaattacataagtctttgaatcaatacataattaaaaacattacataagtctttgaatcactacataattaaaaacattagataagtcttgaaattaacacaattgaaatttaagtatttaatattCTCCATTTATATCCATTTCATCTCTCCAAAAAATCTCCATTTGCATTAAacctacaaaaaaaaaacatgtgcaaaaatttagcatataatagaaatatatgcattaaaaaaaaattaaataatataaacaaacgaaTAGATTATAAGTTAACAAGAATAAGATAGTAAGCATACCATTCAACTCACGAAAGCTCATGAATTTAGGGTAGGCTCTGATGCATTCCAAGAAATGTCTAAACattgaatcaattaaataagtaggagtgatatggtaaaaaaattgaaactattaaaataaaacaataaatataccattttcgATCTTGTCAAGATCTTGGATTTGTTCTTCAATCTTTTTGATATCTTCTTTTGATGATATTTTCGAATCCAATCTTGAGTACACACAAGAGCTTGtacaattttaggagttaaagaacTCCTATATTGATCAAGCACACGTCCTCCGGTGCTAAATGCATACTCTAAAACAACCTTAGAAACCGGTATAGCTAACACATCTCTGGCCATTTTTGAAAGAGTGGGAAATCTAGGGCTATTGACTTTCCACCACAATAAAATCACAAAATCTTCAACAAATTCCTCATTAGCCTCAACTAGTTAGTTATCCAACTCAGATGTTTTATCCTCACCACAAATTTCCAACTCACGCTTTTTATACAAAGCTTGCATTcgccttttcattttttgttgtggTTCACCGAGAGAAACATGTGTTGGCACACTCAATTGGCTACAAGTACTATGAAGTGGAGGCTAATACTCatcaaacaattcatacaaaGATTCCTTCAATTTTTGCATCATTTCACAAGCTTTTCAGAACTAGATATTTCACTAAGTGCAAATTCAAGATACTTTAGTTTTTGTCTAGGATCTAAAATACAAGCAACAAACATAAGcaaattcatcttatcaatatcacCCCAATACTTATCATACTTGTCTTTCATCTTGATAGCCATAACACTGAAATCAACATTACTTTTTAACTGAGCATCTcgtaaaagaatatcaatttcagaaagctcatcaaaaaaattattggacGTGACATATGAAGTGCCAGATATACGCAAAGTGACTTCATAAAAGTGTTCTAAGAAATCCCTCAAGTTTCTAACATTatcccaatcatccacactaggCCAACCCTCTCCCCTTTCAAGTTCAGCCCTAAAGTTTGTATCttgctcctcaaatctctcaaaagCTCTCTCAAAGTTCTGAGCAGTGTCTAACATTAAGTAGGTCGAGTTCCACCTAGTACAAACATCAAGACACAACATCTTCTTGCACTCTATCTTTTCCACCGCAACACGCTCCTTAAACTTTTGTATTCGAGCTGGAGATTGTCTCACATATCTAACAGCCCCCCTAACACGTTCAACAgatttattcatttcctttaagccttcaacaacaatcaaattcacaatgtgtgccatgcatctcatatgaagatatttaccattttgaactaaaccccctcgagggttaaatttctttctcaaataaccAATAGCAACATCATTTGAACTTGCATTATCAACAGTAACAGTAAACAACTTATCAATCCCCTAATTCAACAAGCATTTCTCAATCACCATCCCAATGGGCTCACCCTTATGACTAGAAATTggacaaaagtttaaaatctttttattcaatttccaatcaCTATCAATAAAGTGAGCAGTGATGCACAAATAATTAACTCTTTGCAAAGAAGTCCATGTGTCAGTAGTTAAGCAAACTCTAGAACAAGAACTTCTCAAAAGTTGTTTTATCTTGATCCTTTCATCTAAATGCAATTGATAAACATCCCTAGTCATAGTAGTTCGTGAAGGAATATGAAACCTAGGACATGCcacaaacataaatttcttaaaacCTTCACTTTCAACAAAGTTGAAAGGTAATTCATCAATCACAATCATTTGTGCTAGTCCTTTCCTATATGCTTCTTGATCAAATCTCCAAGTTGAAAGATTCCCTTCCCCCCTTCAACTCCATTTCTAGGTAAAACTAGTTGTCCTTAAGAATTGTCAACAACATTACTAGGATTTTTCTTACATGAACcaatatgatatttcaatgaccctgtaccatttttttttcatatcacaACAAAATTCCTTTTGACAATAATTACATTTAGCCTTAATTGCACCCTCACTATTAATAATCTTAGTGAAGTGAGACCAAACTTCTAACCTTTGAGTGACTTTTCTTTTCTTGGTAGTTCCTTTTGTTTGGCTTGAAGCTCTAAATTTTCAGAATCTATCGAAGTAGGAGGTGTAACACTACCCTCAATAGATGTTGGTTCAGTTGACATTctgcaagaaaaaaaatataataaattaaaatacatttataatattaaacatgTTAGTGAAGTACACAACATCTTTTTTTATATTGTGAAATTGTTATTGATGTAAACAAGCAATTACCTATGTGCAGTGAGTCAACAGAAACTAGAAAGCCATAATTTCATAAAGTAAATTAAAGGGAATTACTGCTTTTTTTCCCTTCTGGTTTTAAAAAGAAGACAACTTGGTCTTTTCTACAAATTGCAGCTGTGGTATTTGTAAtattataactttatattttatgtttctaATAATTCACTCTTAATACATCAGTTACTTGGGTCTTCTTATTAAAGAAGTTTTTCATATGCcttaatcttttcttttaaatagTTATCTATGTTTTTCATTCTggatacataaaaataaaagatatttgtCGATGAGGAATTCTCATACATGGTTTCTTtggattttatattataaataatactATTACTGTAATAGTGGTGTTTTAAAAACATAgagatatttataaaaataaagtacaAATATTGCAAATGACATGATGACAGACATGAGGTGAGAGCACGTAGGTAGGATCCATGATGAAACAAGACTTTCATTGCTatataatgttattttatttttataagtctAACATTTGCACCCCAAACTTCATATCCTCCAAGTAGAATAGGGAATATTAACAATAGCACAAAACTTAAATGTGTACAGGAAACAAGATTCTTTAGACAAAACAAAAAAATCTGAAGCATGATGTTCAAAAAACATAAAGCAGTTTCAAATTTcgaaataatatatattacaagATGAGTGGAACCAATCAATCTTGAAAACcaaaaaaacatgtaaagaagTGTATACATAATACAAGTAGAAGCATAGATATGAAACAAAAAAAGACATGAAAAGGCAAAGACAGAGGAGAACTAAAGATTCATAGAGAAAATTTAAGGGATGAAAATGGAGATTTATTACCTTTTTGGAAAGTTGCAAGGAGTTGAGGGTTGACAAAGTTGcaaagaagaacaagaaaaattagagaaaaagaaGAACAATATGGAATGGAATGGCAGCCGAATGGCAGGTCAGCAGCAGCAGGGGGCACCGGAGCAGGCTATTAGTTCTGTtttagttttagggttttagtaaTTTTCAGCTGATTGTTAGAGacttagactttagttttagactttagttttattgggttggtaaATGGTAGTTGGGTTTGGGTAGACTTTAGTTTATTGGGTTGGTAAATGGTAATTGGGTTTGGGTAGACAAgggttttagttttattgggttgggtagctgggtttattaattttttcagtttaaccaaaaaaaatcgATTAACTGACCGGTTTCAAACCGAATTAAccattaaccaaaaatataaaaaaaattaaccgacccccgactgaaaaaattcggttaaccaatcggttaaccgaatttggtcggttaactgaattttttcggctttacccgaattatgcacacccctacaAAACgggttggttttcaaaatttttattttctactgtgcaagaaaaaaattttcaaaccgGATTTTTCCAACATGTTGCGACACCAATAGGAAAGTGTCGTAACTCTAAGAGCGATTTCCCCAAATTTTGATTGATTCATCTTTAATCTACCAAGCATCATTACCCAAATGGTCAAAGTGACCCAAAACTTATCACTTAACTATTTTAGGCATTAATTAAAATGTCAATATATCATTTACAACATATCAACATCTAACTATACGAAATAAgaaacacatatacatatttgtTTACTTGACAAACAAGAAACAACTCAATCATTAGCATAACATGGCTTATTGGCAAATAAACATTAACTCATTAGATGTTCATACATACTTGTTATCTAACACATATGGTCAAGCTCAAAATATAAACCTTTTTATCATATATACTATTTGACAACTTGAACTTAGAATCTAACCAAAaaccttaggtacatgccaccTACAATTAACATAGCAAAACTGTACAAACTTGTTGAGTCAAGAGGGTTGAATCTGGATCAACCAATTAACTTTGCAACTTCAAAATCTACAATAATTGtgtataaaaataaacaaaccatATGTTGAGCAATAAGGCtcagtggtactttcatgatttaaataaaaaatataaatagaataagaTGTCAAATACAATAAAAATGTGAACTAAATATCAACTAATTCAATTTGCAACTTATGTCTCATGTATCAACCCTCATGCCATATGTCATTTGGTCTATAATATAAGAACATATAACATTATCTATCATCATATCACATTTACTTATATTTCATAACATACCACTGGCTCATTGTATCTCAAACCTATTGAATAGTTCCATATCCATATGAGCCTTCTGGGCTTGTTTTAACTACTTGACATGATCTTTCACATGCCATCTTTTGTTAATGTAACATTAATATACAAGATACACCATTCaatattaacatattatataaaaattcatatagTATGGTATATGTTTAATAATCCCTATTCACCAGACATGAATTTAAGACGGATACATGAATCATCCATCCACCACACCAACATATTTgtcacctagtgcctcatcagaACGTCTGAAGTATAATTTGAGCTCCACGCCTTATCGGTATAAATCAAAGTAATTTGTACTCTGCAGCTCATCAATATCACACCCCAAGTCTGGCGAATCCAAGATTTAAGCTAGAAACTATGgtaactctttaattttttttctttaatccaATGGTAACTCTTCCTCATTAAGCTAGAAACTATGGTTCTGGATCTAATTAGAGGTTATTTTATCTCTTAGTAAAGTATTACAACTTTGCATGTTAAGTTCTTATAGCGTGGGTCTATATGGGCTATATGAATAGTAAGGCTGTAAGTACAAGGTTTTGCATGAGGTTGTCATCGATTGAGATAATAAGTAAATTGTATGTATAAGAGTTGTAATAGTGAATTTATGTTTTGTAAGTAGTTGTTGCTGCTGGTTCGATAAGAATGCCTAAGATGGAGTTTCGAACTATAGTAAGTGAGTACCAGGTGAGTATTTACCTTGACTCTTAAATGTGAAATGTTTAAGtagaagtatatatatacttatataaagGATGATGATACCTTTAGTAATCGGTAAACTTATGAGCGTAGTAAAGATGAGATATGCGATATGATGATATGTATAAGATTCTGTTAAAAGAGTCATGTTGGTAAGCATGCATGTAAAGTCTGATATACGAGAGGTATGAACCAGTAAAAAGATGAATATCTGGGTAAATGAATGCTGAGCAAATGTTCCTCTGTGATGCCTATGGTAGGGCAGTTATGCTAGTCAGATTGGTAGATCACGATATAGAAACAAGTGTAAGAGCATTAGGTTGGGACCCATGACATCTTAATATGATTCAGAAAAATTCATGGTGTAGCATCTAGTAGATGAAGACTGGATTGGCAGATCACGATACATGAATGTGTGTGTAAGTCGATGTGGTTGAGACTTATGACAAGATATGTCTTTATGTATGTTCATGGTGTAGCTTTCGATAATGTGTAAATTGAATTGGTAGATCACAATACATGAAATTTTGTATATGTTCATGAGGGAGAAACCCTTGACATTTTTAATGAAAGTCTGCCGGGACAGTAAACATATGATTTTGTTTGATGCCTTTATGGCATAttctgttttgcccttgtggcgcACTTTGCTATGTTTGTATGGTAAGATGTGATTGTCCGCCCTTATGATGTGGTTATCCACCCTTATGGTAAGTTTTGGTTAAATTCTAATTGTTCTGTGATAGATATTTCTAAGATAAGGTTATGATATGTTTTAAGTTAAATTGGTTGAATTAGATCTGTGAAGTAATCGAATAATTATTTCAAGGAAGTTCTTTAAAATAAGTGTGTATCTGTATGTGTGAAAAGGG containing:
- the LOC121219497 gene encoding amino acid transporter AVT6A, which produces MTIGDISPKKERKSRRSKHVVDEKAPLLPKRQDEAGGYDEFNGASFTGAVFNLSTTIVGAGIMALPATMKVLGLILGIAMIVFMAFLTDASIEFLLRFSRAGKSTSYGGLMGDAFGKYGRIFLQVCVLVNNIGVLIVYMIIIGDVLSGTSSSGVHHAGVLEGWLGEHWWNGRTFVLIVTTLGIFSPLACFKRIDSLRFTSALSVALAVVFLVITVGIAIIKLISGTVMMPRLLPDVTDLTSFWKLFTTVPVLVTAYICHYNVHSIDNELEDSTQIRPVVRTALALCSTVYIMTSFFGFLLFGDATMDDVLANFDTNLGIPYSSLLNDAVRVSYAAHLMLVFPIVFYPLRLNMDGLLFPYSSPLAQSNTRFACITAGLIAVIFLGANFIPSIWDAFQFTGATAAVCLGFIFPAAVTLRNHHFIATKKDKMLALFMIVLAVFSNAVAIYSDAYALFKKNSGAGPRA
- the LOC107954883 gene encoding zinc finger BED domain-containing protein RICESLEEPER 2-like — encoded protein: MRCMAHIVNLIVVEGLKEMNKSVERVRGAVRYVRQSPARIQKFKERVAVEKIECKKMLCLDVCTRWNSTYLMLDTAQNFERAFERFEEQDTNFRAELERGEGWPSVDDWDNVRNLRDFLEHFYEVTLRISGTSYVTSNNFFDELSEIDILLRDAQLKSNVDFSVMAIKMKDKYDKYWGDIDKMNLLMFVACILDPRQKLKYLEFALSEISSSEKLVK